A DNA window from Brassica napus cultivar Da-Ae chromosome A4, Da-Ae, whole genome shotgun sequence contains the following coding sequences:
- the LOC106447763 gene encoding uncharacterized protein LOC106447763 gives MGRVMAEPPNLMLQARELLATPSHELLESLVNHLSTRQETTEYQTAMALFKFCTVNFANSLTLKLLQMYRSSSDALLRSKSIVVLSQTLAAYKSRRFELSLVALREIKPLVISCLRMQETEIKLFRRIVSFIAHDVVMLDNGGWDELSDCIVELSSAQPLKALHVFVDLPPVYGRFIYSCFGKIAERAEKVLLMPDQDRVEDWSLGLQAVVKLGIQVLDFELRFDMVKGLLTLLVKAASDLVDKGMEEFLIRGLADLEMFLSRDKKLYNYNKEQCDFVSCFLYKIKDLGPLTKQATGKIHRLVKSTPSLVVQKQQGHAACSEREWLDRLNNLQPLEILKVFASTDVEERFRELAIRRLNVVLSDRVSREKSADMKELQPLLLSCLSSKERISESMFKVLGEVVYHVAFEMTNFHFETWYDLSDCIASTSETEFERAVYIFQCLTMWLDDEFMVPIVKFLLPEINKRLNPPREVLVDNSCWVLAFLGAFCVIIQLVEMETSAVEEMADKMVDSVRELVERKMEVGLVRRAFRDLESIVKKQKDWFGDNEYKLTKSLLLRLYVIKGMTMDSKMVLWRINVFVERGMADLAEVEPDGDID, from the coding sequence ATGGGGCGTGTAATGGCGGAACCTCCGAATCTCATGCTGCAAGCAAGAGAACTCCTTGCGACTCCAAGCCACGAACTGTTAGAGAGTCTCGTCAACCATCTCTCAACGCGTCAAGAAACCACCGAATATCAAACTGCGATGGCTCTGTTCAAATTCTGCACCGTTAACTTCGCCAACAGCTTAACCCTAAAGCTTCTACAGATGTATCGCTCTTCTTCCGACGCCCTCCTCAGATCCAAATCGATCGTTGTCCTTTCCCAAACCCTAGCCGCTTATAAGTCCCGCAGGTTCGAACTATCTCTCGTCGCTCTCCGCGAGATCAAACCCCTTGTGATCTCTTGCCTTAGGATGCAAGAAACCGAAATCAAACTCTTCAGAAGAATCGTGTCTTTCATCGCTCACGACGTTGTGATGCTTGATAACGGCGGGTGGGACGAGCTCAGCGATTGTATCGTCGAGCTCTCGAGTGCCCAACCTCTAAAGGCTTTGCATGTCTTCGTGGACTTGCCTCCAGTGTACGGGAGATTCATCTACAGCTGTTTCGGGAAGATTGCAGAGAGAGCAGAGAAGGTGTTGCTTATGCCTGATCAAGATAGAGTTGAAGATTGGAGTTTAGGTTTACAAGCTGTTGTGAAACTTGGGATTCAAGTCTTGGATTTCGAGCTGAGATTCGATATGGTGAAGGGTCTTCTTACACTTCTTGTCAAGGCAGCGAGTGATCTTGTGGACAAGGGTATGGAAGAGTTTTTGATACGAGGGCTTGCGGATCTCGAGATGTTCTTGTCACGAGACAAGAAGTTGTATAATTACAATAAGGAGCAATGTGATTTTGTGTCTTGTTTCTTGTACAAGATCAAAGACTTGGGACCACTAACCAAACAGGCTACGGGGAAGATCCATCGTTTGGTTAAGTCTACCCCATCTCTCGTCGTACAAAAGCAACAAGGTCATGCAGCATGTTCTGAACGTGAATGGCTTGATCGTCTGAACAACTTACAGCCACTTGAGATCTTAAAAGTCTTTGCGTCCACTGATGTTGAAGAGAGGTTCAGAGAATTGGCAATCAGACGGCTCAACGTGGTACTCTCTGATCGCGTTTCAAGGGAAAAGTCAGCAGACATGAAAGAACTTCAGCCACTGCTCCTCTCTTGCCTTTCGAGTAAAGAAAGAATCTCTGAGAGCATGTTCAAAGTCCTTGGCGAGGTTGTCTACCACGTTGCCTTTGAGATGACCAACTTCCATTTCGAGACATGGTACGATCTTTCCGACTGCATTGCATCGACCAGCGAAACGGAGTTCGAGAGAGCGGTTTATATCTTTCAGTGCTTAACAATGTGGCTTGATGATGAGTTTATGGTTCCTATAGTGAAGTTTCTTCTCCCAGAGATAAACAAAAGGCTGAACCCACCGAGAGAGGTGTTGGTGGATAACAGTTGCTGGGTCTTGGCGTTTTTGGGTGCCTTCTGTGTCATCATTCAATTGGTAGAGATGGAAACTTCTGCTGTGGAGGAGATGGCAGATAAGATGGTAGATTCAGTGAGAGAGCTTGTGGAAAGAAAAATGGAAGTTGGGCTTGTGAGGAGAGCTTTCAGAGATTTGGAAAGCATTGTGAAGAAGCAAAAGGATTGGTTTGGTGATAATGAATACAAGTTGACCAAGTCTCTGCTTCTTAGACTCTACGTAATCAAAGGCATGACAATGGACAGCAAGATGGTGTTGTGGAGAATCAACGTGTTTGTGGAGAGAGGAATGGCTGACCTGGCTGAAGTGGAACCAGACGGTGATATTGATTGA